The genomic DNA GCCCCGCGCCGCCCCGGGGACCCGGCCAAGGTGGTGGCCTCGGCCGACCGGATCCGCGCGGAGTTCGGCTGGAGCGCCGAGCACGACGTGGAGTCGATGGTCGCCTCGGCCTGGCAGGCCTGGCTGCACCACAACCCGCGGGCCCGGACCGGCCACTGAGCCCGGGCCGGAACCCCGGCCAGTACCCGGGCCGGCGTCCGGACCAGTGCCCGGACCAGCACCCGGGCCCGCCGGGGCCCGGGCACCGCGCCGGCCGCTACGGCACCGCGGTGCCGTAGAACGAGTCCAGGGCGTAGACGCAGCGGTCCTTGGAGCCGACGAACACCCGGCCGCCGACCGCCACCGGGGACCCGGTGAGCTCGCCCTTGGTGCCGAGCTCCCAGCGCAGTCGGCCGGTGCCGAGCTCCACGGTGTGCAGCGAGTGGTCACGGCTGCCGAGGTGCACCAGCCCGTCGGCGACCGCCGGGGAGCCGACGATCTCGCCGCGCGCCTGGTACCGCCAGCGCTCCCGCCCGGTGGCGGTGTCGAAGGCGAACAGGGTGTCCCCGGAGCCGAGCAGCGCGGTGGACTCGGCCAGCACCACCGGTTCGGCGCCCTGCCGGGCGGCGGTGGAGCCGCGCCAGCGGTCGCGTCCGGTGGCGGCGTCCAGCGCGTACAGGGTGCCGAGGTAGTCCGCGACGTACACCGCGCCGTCCGCCACCGCGGGCGGGGTGAACAGCACCACGGGCGCGTCGAAGCGCCAGCGCTCGGCGCCGGTGGCGGCGTCCAGCGCGTACACGTGCGAACCGGAGGTCAGGTACAGCACGCCGCCGCGCTCGACCGGGCGGGAGGGGACGTCGCCGCCGATCGCCACCGACCAGCGCAGCCCGGCGCCGCGCGGGTCGACGCAGCGCAGCCGGCCGCCGCCCTGGTAGTAGACCGCGCCGGCCACCAGGGCCGGTCCGGACTGCGGGTTCTCGTACTCCTGCTGGGCGTCGTCGGCCCGCCACAGCTCGGCGCCGTTGGCGGCGGAGCGCAGCTGCACGCCGCCGCCCCGGATGCCGCAGCACAGGACGCCGTCGGCGGCGTCCAGCGAGTAGATCCAGCCGTCCAGCGAGTTGCGCCAGCGGGAGGTGCCGTCGGCGGCGTCCACGGTGTACAGGTGCGGCCCGTCGGCGGCGTGCACCCGGCCGGAGTCCACGGCGAGCGCCCAGGCCACGTCGTGGGTCTTGTAGCGGCGCTGTCCGGAGGCGATGTCGAGGGCGTGCACCTCGAAGCTGGAGACGAACAGGGTGCCGTCGGCGACCACCGGGGTGCCCCAGACGTCGTTGGACATCCGGAACCGCCAGGGCCGCCAGCGCGGCGCCGGGGCGGGCTGCGGCGGCACCGGGGCCGTCCCGGGCCGCCCGGAGGGGTCGGTGGTGCCGGGCGCGCCGGTCCGTCGCACCCAGTCGGTACCGGGGGACGGCGCGACGTGCGCGCTGGTCTCCGCCCGGGGACCGGGCCCTATCGCCACACTGGCGCCGGGCAGCCGGACCTCCGCCCCGGACGGGCCCAGGACCTGCCGCCCGCCCATCCGCTCGGTGGCCACGTGGTCGGAGCCGGGGGCGCCGCCGTGGGGACCGCCGTGCGCGGGGCCGCCGTGGACGAGGCCGGGCCGCACCGGACCGCCCTGGACCGGCCCGGGCTGAGGGAGCGGCAGCGGGTGCGGGTGCGGCTGGGGGTGCGGCTGCGGCGGTACGGGCCGACGGCCGCGCTTGCGCTCGATCAGGTCGAGGGCGGCGGGCGGCAGCCAATCCCCCGCCTCCCCGGCGGCGTCGTTGGAGAACAGGTGGGGGGCCAGCTCGGCCTGGATCTGAGCGGGCGTCGGGCGGTGCTCGGGGGCCGGTCTCATGCAGGCCCGCACCAGGTCCACCAGGTCCACCGGGAGCCCGGACAGGTCGGGCTGCTCGCGCAGCAGCTGGAACACCGTCTCCACCGGGTTGGCGCCCCGGTAGGGGGCGTGCCCGGTGGCACAGAAGACGATCAGCGAGCCCAGCGAGAAGATGTCGCTGGCGCCGGTGACGCTGCGGCTGTCCCGGGCCTGCTCGGGCGACATGTAGGCGGGGGTGCCGACCGCCACGTTGGTCATGGTCAGCCGGGTGTTGGAGACCCCGGCGGCGATGCCGAAGTCGATCACCCGGGGGCCGTCCTCGACCACCAGCACGTTGGACGGCTTGAGGTCGCGGTGCACCAGGTTGGCCGCGTGGATGGACTGCAGCGCCTCGGCGATGCCGGCGGTCAGCCAGCGCACCGCGTCCACCGGCAGCGGCCCGCACTGGTTGACCAGGTCCTCCAGCGAGGGTGCCGGGACGTACGCGGTGGCCAGCCAGGGCACCGCCGCGTCGGCGTCGGCGTCCACCACGGCGGCGGTGTAGAAGCCGCCGACCGTCTTCGCGGCCTCGATCTCGCGGGCGAAGCGGACCCGGAACAGGTCGTCCTCGGCGAGCTCGGCGCGCACGGTCTTGATCGCGACCCGGCGGCCGGAGGCGGACCGCGCCAGGTAGACCAGGCCCATCCCGCCCGCTCCGAGCCGGCCGAGCACCTCGAAGGGCCCGATCCGCCTCGGATCGTGCGCCGTCAGCTGGTCCACTCCGCAGCCACCTCCCCGTCGGGCCGCCACCCGTCGGGCCGCCGCACCGATTCTCCAATGCGCACCGCCCGGGATCCAATCTCCCCCGCCACCAACACGCGGGACACCCGCCCCTTCCCGGCCACTCGGGGCACCCGCGGGAGGGCCTCCGGGGCTCCGGAGGGTCACGGCGGGGGCTCCGACGGCGACCGGAAGCATCGAAGTGATCACGAATCAGCCGACTTGTCGTCACGCTGTGGGGTCATCAGTACACGGGGGGGCTACAACGTGATCTGATGCCCTGGAATTGCCGACCCCCATGCGGACTAATAGTCGCATCACCGAATCGCGCCAAGATCTTGCCACGGTAAGCTGACGGCATGACAGGACAAGTTCGCACCGTCGACGGTCGCGTCGCCGGGCGACGCGGACAGGAGACGCGGCAGAAGCTGCTCGACTGCCTCCGCGAGATGCTCAGCACGTCGCCTTACCGGGACGTCAAGGTCATCGACGTCGCCCGTATGGCGGGTACCTCCCCCGCGACCTTCTACCAGTACTTCCCGGATGTCGAGGGCGCCGTCCTTGAGATCGCCGAGGAAATGGCCGAGGACAGCGTCGGGCTCAAAGAGCTCGTCGATGGAAAGTCCTGGGCGGGAAAGACCGGCTTCACCACTTCCGAAGAAGTGGTGGACGGATTCCTCGCCTTCTGGCGCAAGAATGACGCCATTCTCCGAGTCGTCACGCTCGGTGCCGCCGAAGGGGACAAGCGGTTCTTCAAGATCCGCATGAAGGTCCTCAACTCGGTCGTCGCCCCGCTGACCGAAGCGGTTCGGAACAACCAGGGCAAGACCGACAAGACCGTGGATCCGGCGGCGATCGCCGGCGCGCTGGTCTCGCTGCTGGCCTCCGCCGCCGAACACCAGAAGGCCTTCACCTCCTGGGGCGTCAAGGTGAAGGACCTCAAGCCCAATCTGGCCCTCCAGGTGTACCTCGGTGTCACCGGGAAGAAGCCGCCGAAGTAACCGTTCCCCAGCCGATTGGCGCGTGGCCCCGGTCTCCTGTTCCGGGGTGTGTCGGACGGCGGCCGTGTCCTCGGGGGAGGTTCGCCGACGTACCGTGACGTGCCCGAACACGACAGTGGGGCGGCAACCGGACCTGTCCGGTTGCCGCCCCGTCGGCGTCGTCCTCGAAGGTGCCCGCGGGTCAGGGGCAGCGCACGACCTGGCCGGCGTACGCCAGCCCGCCGCCGAAGCCGAAGAGCAGCACCGGGTCGCCGCTGTTCAGCTCGCCGCGCTCGACCAGCTTGCTGAGGGCCAGCGGGATGGAGGCGGCGGAGGTGTTGCCGGAGTCGACCACGTCGCGGGCGACCACCGCGTCCTCGGCCAGGCCGAGCTTGCCGGCGATGGCGTCGATGATCCGCAGGTTGGCCTGGTGGGCGACGAAGCCGCGCAGCTCGGACGGGTCGTGGCCGGCCTTCAGGGCGGCCTGCCGGGCCAGCGGGGCGATCTTGGTGGTGGCCCAGCGGAAGACCGTCTGGCCCTGCTGGCTGATGGTCGGGTCCCAGCCGGAGATGGTGACCGCGTCGCCCTTCTCGGGCTCGGTGCCCCAGACCACCGGGCCGATGCCGGCCTGCTCGTCCGGGACGGCCTCGACCAGCGCGGCGCCCGCCCCGTCGCCGAAGATCACGCAGGTGGTGCGGTCGGTCCAGTCGAGGGTGTCGGACATCCGCTCGGCGCCGATCACCAGCGCCCGGGTGGCCGCGCCGGCCCGGATGGCGTGGTCGGCGGTGGCGAGGGCGTACGAGAAGCCGGAGCAGACCGTGTTCACGTCGTACGCGGCGGGCGTGGGGATGCCGAGCCGGGCGGCGACGGCGGCGGCGGTGTAGGGGCTGCGCTCGGTGGCGGTGCAGGTGGCGACCACGACCAGGTCGACCTGGTCGGCGGTGCGGCCGGCGTGGGCCAGGGCCTTCTGGGCCGCCTCGGCGGCCAGGTCGACCAGGGTCTCGTCCTCCGCGATGTGCCGGGTGCGGATTCCGACCCGGGAGCGGATCCACTCGTCGTCGGTGTCGACCAGCTTCTCCAGGTCGTCGTTGCTGAGGACCTTGGGCGGCTGGTAGTGGCCGAGCGCCACGATACGGGAGGCGGTCATACCGCCACTCAACCCCGTTACCGGTGAGTCACCCGGTGACGCCCTGGTACAGGATCCGGCGCCGGTTGCTGTAGGGGACGGACAACTCATCCGGAAAGGGACTGTGCGTCGCCCATCGCGATCATCGGGTGCAGGGCCGGGTCGAGGGCGCGGACCAGTTCGACCATGTGGTCCTCGGTCAGCGAGACGCAGCCGTGGGTCGGGCCGCCGTGGTCCAGGTGCAGCCAGATGCCGCCGCCCTTGGCAGCGCCCTCGGGGGTCCGGGTGTCCAGCGGCGAGCTGCCGGCCACCCGGTTGTAGTTGATCGCGACCACGTAGTCGAAGGAACCGGCCAGCGGCTCGTTGTTGAAGCCCCGCCCGCCCATCACGAAGTCGGCGTCCTGGTCGTACGGGAGCTTGGTGCCCGGGTTCGCCTTGCGGCCGCCGGCGTCGGTGAGGGCGAACAGGCCGATCGGGCTGCGCAGGTCGCCGGAGCGGTGCTCGGCGGTCCAGCCCTTGTACGCGTTGTGCGCGGGCCACGCCTGGCCGGCCTGCCAGACGCCGTCGGCGCCGCGGGTCCAGAGCGTGACGGTGGTGTCGGAGGAGTCCTTGCCCTTGCCGCTGGCGACCAGCAGTTGGCGGGTCTCGGCGGGGATCTTCGCCGTCCAGGACGGGCCGAGGCCGGGTATCGAGGTCAGCTTCGTCCGGTCGGAGCGGTCGGCGGCCGGGGCCTCGGTGTGTATCTCGGCGGCGCGCATCGGCACCACCTGGTCGTCCGGATTGCGGTCCGGGGCGGCGGCCGTGGTCTGCGGGAAGGTGCGGCCCGGCCCGACGGTGAACCAGCCGGCGGCCAGCGCCAGCAGTGTCGCGGTGGAGACCGTCAGCTTGCGCACCCGGCGCGGCTTGGGCCTGCGCCGGCGCCCGCGGCCGACGGCCGGCTCCTCGGCCGCGACCCGGGGGGCGGACGCCCCGGCGGCGGCCCGGTCGGCCGCGCGTCCGGCGCCGCGGCCCTCGGTGCGCGGGCTCGGCGCGGAGCGCGAGCGGCGGTGCGAGGCGGCGCGGTGGGAACCGGACATGCGGACGATCCTCCCAGAGCGCCGTCCGGAAACGGAACCCGAGATGTGTGATGGGCCTGTGAGCATACGCGCCCCCAGGCCCACCGGACGCACACGGGTGCGCGGTCAGAGGCGCATGGCCTGCGGGGTCTCGCGGCGCTGCAGGTCCGGGCCGTCGTACTCGCGGATGACCTCGTACCGGGTGTTGCGCTCCACCGGGCGGAAGCCGGCGTCGCGGATCAGGTCGAGCAGGTCGTCGCGGCCGAGCTTGTTCGGCGTGCCGAAGTTGTCCGCGTCGTGGGTGATCTTGTACTCGACCACCGAGCCGTCCATGTCGTCCGCGCCGTGGCTGAGCGCCAGCTGGGCGGTGGTGACGCCGTGCATCACCCAGAAGACCTT from Kitasatospora terrestris includes the following:
- a CDS encoding serine/threonine-protein kinase → MDQLTAHDPRRIGPFEVLGRLGAGGMGLVYLARSASGRRVAIKTVRAELAEDDLFRVRFAREIEAAKTVGGFYTAAVVDADADAAVPWLATAYVPAPSLEDLVNQCGPLPVDAVRWLTAGIAEALQSIHAANLVHRDLKPSNVLVVEDGPRVIDFGIAAGVSNTRLTMTNVAVGTPAYMSPEQARDSRSVTGASDIFSLGSLIVFCATGHAPYRGANPVETVFQLLREQPDLSGLPVDLVDLVRACMRPAPEHRPTPAQIQAELAPHLFSNDAAGEAGDWLPPAALDLIERKRGRRPVPPQPHPQPHPHPLPLPQPGPVQGGPVRPGLVHGGPAHGGPHGGAPGSDHVATERMGGRQVLGPSGAEVRLPGASVAIGPGPRAETSAHVAPSPGTDWVRRTGAPGTTDPSGRPGTAPVPPQPAPAPRWRPWRFRMSNDVWGTPVVADGTLFVSSFEVHALDIASGQRRYKTHDVAWALAVDSGRVHAADGPHLYTVDAADGTSRWRNSLDGWIYSLDAADGVLCCGIRGGGVQLRSAANGAELWRADDAQQEYENPQSGPALVAGAVYYQGGGRLRCVDPRGAGLRWSVAIGGDVPSRPVERGGVLYLTSGSHVYALDAATGAERWRFDAPVVLFTPPAVADGAVYVADYLGTLYALDAATGRDRWRGSTAARQGAEPVVLAESTALLGSGDTLFAFDTATGRERWRYQARGEIVGSPAVADGLVHLGSRDHSLHTVELGTGRLRWELGTKGELTGSPVAVGGRVFVGSKDRCVYALDSFYGTAVP
- a CDS encoding TetR family transcriptional regulator, whose product is MTGQVRTVDGRVAGRRGQETRQKLLDCLREMLSTSPYRDVKVIDVARMAGTSPATFYQYFPDVEGAVLEIAEEMAEDSVGLKELVDGKSWAGKTGFTTSEEVVDGFLAFWRKNDAILRVVTLGAAEGDKRFFKIRMKVLNSVVAPLTEAVRNNQGKTDKTVDPAAIAGALVSLLASAAEHQKAFTSWGVKVKDLKPNLALQVYLGVTGKKPPK
- a CDS encoding beta-ketoacyl-ACP synthase III, yielding MTASRIVALGHYQPPKVLSNDDLEKLVDTDDEWIRSRVGIRTRHIAEDETLVDLAAEAAQKALAHAGRTADQVDLVVVATCTATERSPYTAAAVAARLGIPTPAAYDVNTVCSGFSYALATADHAIRAGAATRALVIGAERMSDTLDWTDRTTCVIFGDGAGAALVEAVPDEQAGIGPVVWGTEPEKGDAVTISGWDPTISQQGQTVFRWATTKIAPLARQAALKAGHDPSELRGFVAHQANLRIIDAIAGKLGLAEDAVVARDVVDSGNTSAASIPLALSKLVERGELNSGDPVLLFGFGGGLAYAGQVVRCP
- a CDS encoding L,D-transpeptidase family protein; the protein is MSGSHRAASHRRSRSAPSPRTEGRGAGRAADRAAAGASAPRVAAEEPAVGRGRRRRPKPRRVRKLTVSTATLLALAAGWFTVGPGRTFPQTTAAAPDRNPDDQVVPMRAAEIHTEAPAADRSDRTKLTSIPGLGPSWTAKIPAETRQLLVASGKGKDSSDTTVTLWTRGADGVWQAGQAWPAHNAYKGWTAEHRSGDLRSPIGLFALTDAGGRKANPGTKLPYDQDADFVMGGRGFNNEPLAGSFDYVVAINYNRVAGSSPLDTRTPEGAAKGGGIWLHLDHGGPTHGCVSLTEDHMVELVRALDPALHPMIAMGDAQSLSG